One Festucalex cinctus isolate MCC-2025b chromosome 1, RoL_Fcin_1.0, whole genome shotgun sequence genomic region harbors:
- the LOC144007546 gene encoding uncharacterized protein LOC144007546 — MEGFKKNDRWTDEEVQALLSIYGDDETQRHFESATRNDKVYQLITAKLAELSIFHTQKQVREKLKKLKQDYKKLKDHNNRSGNDRKINKWYERLDVILGHRMGCTTGKTKDSAIAMLEAMCEDTAVGEDSSPTDTLTHQAGPSLSSSLPSDVSLSSPVSVEALEGISEDGPSTSGNCAPLSTSTSNDEVSEHSRPTSRISRAVPESSALLSRPAKRKRDRDHLFLDYLREFDEKNGEATRAMFLEEVRLHKEDLELRRQERKEDLEIRRRERTEDQQLARELIEQNHRHDRDFQMGFLAALNRFVDTMSKMPK, encoded by the exons AtggaaggatttaaaaaaaacgatagGTGGACGGACGAAGAAGTGCAGGCTCTCCTGAGCATTTACGGGGACGATGAGACCCAACGACACTTTGAAAGTGCCACAAGAAACGATAAAGTCTATCAATTGATAACCGCGAAGCTAGCAGAGCTTAGTATtttccacacacaaaagcaggtaAGGGAAAAACTCAAGAAACTCAAACAGGACTATAAaaaactcaaggaccacaacaaccgaagcggaaatgaccgcaaaattaataaatggtacGAAAGACTGGACGTcattctcggccaccggatgggGTGTACAACCGGTAAAACTAAGGACTCTGCAATTGCAATGCTGGAAGCCATGTGCGAGGACACGGCAGTGGGCGAGGATTCGTCACCAACAGACACGCTAACACACcaag CGGGACCTTCTCTGAGCTCTTCATTACCTTCTGATGTCTCCCTGAgcagtcctg TTTCAGTCGAGGCGTTGGAAGGGATAAGCGAGGATGGTCCATCCACAAGCGGAAACTGCGCCCCTCTGTCAACTTCCA CTTCAAATGATGAAGTAAGTGAACATTCGCGGCCTACGAGCAGAATCAGCAGAGCTGTTCCTGAGTCTTCTGCCTTGCTCTCCCGTCCAG CTAAGCGCAaacgggaccgagaccacctgtTTTTGGATTACCTGCGCGAATTTGACGAAAAGAACGGGGAGGCCACGAGAGCGATGTTTCTCGAAGAAGTGAGgttgcacaaggaggaccttgagCTCAGACGGCAGGAACGCAAGGAAGACCTTGAAATCAGACGGCGGGAACGCACGGAAGATCAACAGCTGGCACGTGAGCTGATTGAGCAAAACCATAGGCATGACAGAGActtccaaatgggcttcctggcagcCTTAAACAGATTTGTTGACACAATGAGCAAAATGCCAAAGTAA